The nucleotide sequence TAGGAGAAAGATTTGAAAAGCCGTATTTTCATCTTAGGAAATGTTATGTTTGAGCACATTGTGGTTCAGAATGAGGGCTTTTATCTTGTGTTCCATATTTTGAATTCAAATATTTCGAGTTAACAACTTTCTGTTGTTGGAGTTTGATATATGATTGTTAGATATTTGACTCTATAACAGAAATTGTTCAGTGAAAAGAGTTGTTTTGAAAGGACACATGTTAGGTGTTTCACTAAAATGTGAAAGCAGTTCAACCAAATTGAGGTTGGTAGTGGTGTGTTCCACTGTTTTTCATAAAATCATAAGTTAAGAGAACATGATGAAGATGTGTGAATATTATGAGAATATGTGGTGATTAAAGGGAAGGGCTACTTTTGACCTGTTATAGAGTTTTTGTTGATATTTTCGTCTTACGGTGTGCTTGTTAGTTCACAGTGGAAACAGATGAAGGAAGTGGGAGAGTAGGATATCTGAATTTGGCAGGTTTTTACTTCATGACTTTTGCTTCCATCATTACAGGTTCTCCGGGTTCTACACGCCTTTCTATTCAAGCAAAAAAGCCTAATCTTGTTGGCAAACATGGAGGAATAGGTGGGTAAAATATCAATTTAACTGAAAAGACAAAATGATTTTGTCCAGCTCAGTCTGCAAATTTAAAACCACAAAAATGTgaatacaaaaaaattgttttgacaTTATCTTCTGCCATTGAACGTGAAACGGCTTGGCAAGATGCTATGTTTAAAGCATTGTGTAATCACTTGTTTATGTGAACAGCAGACAAGATAACAGGCCTGAGTCAGGACAAATCTTCCATCTTGAAACCCAAGCTGCCACCTGTTACAGCAAAACCATCCAAACCAAAGACAACATCTTCTCCTACAGTGACAGGTTTGTCTTCATGGGATGTTTTATACTATCATCTTCAATGTTCTGCTGAAGGTTAAACATCTTTTGAGTACTTGGTGTATAAATATAGTTGACACTGTTGATGTTTGGTGTCCTAGCACCCCGATTTGAGACATGGGAGAACTCTTCAGTATTCAGCTCTGTTCCTGCTTCTAAAGTTGATGCCATGGGCAAAGAACGCTACATTGGTAATGAGACTTTATTAACTACTGTAGCCATGGATGCCAAATACCCCCAATGATACAAATGTGAAAAGCCAAAGCAAAGAAGAATCTGAATTTAAACACTAATGTGTTGTTGCCCAGCTCCACATGTGGTCTACAAGACAGATAAGAAGCCAGATGAACCCTGCTCCATCACCACCTCTCTGAGTTACTTCCCTGAGGAGGAGGCTGGAGGGCAAAATGTCACCAACCCTCCAAGAACACCCCCATCCAACCTTACAGTTGTAACCGTGGAAGGATGCCCCTCCTTCATTATTCTTGATTGGGAGAAAACAGATAATGATACGACAGGTGGGATTAAGGGATGAATCGTCAAAGAAAAAGCATGTATAGTGGTCTAGTGCTTTATACCTATTTGTATCTAAGGAATATAATGTGTAATATATTGTggtgtttaaattaatttaaacctTGCCTTGATGAATCAAAGTTGAGGTTTAGGGTATGACTCAAACCCAACCCTTGACTTTAATAAAACACTAACCTAACATTCTTTGATCAGTCAAATACTACCCCTTGACTTTAATTCATCCAACACTGACCCTCTAATTTGATTGGTCAGCTTTAATCAGTcaataaataatcttttatttatttcctcaAAAACCAATCCTCTATTTTGATCAATCAAACAGTCACTCTCTACTTTGGGTCATTCAAATACTAACTCTCCACTTTCAATCAGTCAAACACCAACTCTTTACTTTGTTCGATCAAACACTTACCATCTACTTTGAGTCAAACACTGATTCTCCACTTCAACCGGACAAACACTAACCCTCTACTTTCATCGATTTAACACTAACCTTCTACACTGGATCAGTAAAACACACATTCTCAACACTGATCAGTCAAAAGCTACTTCGAGTTACTCAAACACTCTTGATTTCTGATCATTCAAACAGTACCCTCTACTCTGAGTTACTCAAACATGGTCATTCAAACACCAACTCTTGATTTTGATCAAACACTTACCTTTTACACTAAGTCAAACACTATCTCTTAATATTAGCTGGACAAATACTAACCTTATACTTTAAACAATCAAACACTAAGTCGGTAAAACAATAATTCTCAACTTTGATTGGTCAAACACTACTTTTAGTAACCCCCCAACTTCAATTTCAGTCTAACCCTGAAATCTGAGTCAGTCATACACTCTCCATGTTAACCCTCATCTTTGACTGGTCAACTTTGATCAGACAATACTAACCCTCAACTTTGATCAATCCCTAATCCATTTCCTTTTCAATTGTCTTTTTTCACAGAATATGAGGTTATCTCAACTACTAAAGGTCCTGATGGTGAACAGGTTTCCATTCTGACCACCAACCAGACTCATACAGCTGTGGAGAACCTCAAACCAGAGAGCAGGTACAGTCTCCATGCAGAACTCCAACATCTCTATTTAACGCACCCTGCTGAATTTGATAGATGTATTTTAGTTGATGTGGGTGTCAAATACCAGGGGTGTTAGGACTTACATGCATCCTGAGGTCTGGACAAGGTGTTGGACGTGCGCTCTGTGGTCTGGCTGTCAGGGAGCCGCCACGCTTGCTTGCTTTTTAATGAGGCTGAATATAGGCTCAAGATCTGGTGACACAATATAAACCAGTGCTTGCTATGGACTGCATCTCGAGGCACGTGGGCCTTGGTAATGTCTCTACATCACACATGGAGGATCCATTAAAGAGGGGCCACAGACTTTAAGTCTTCAGACTCTGCAGAATAAATATATCAAGTGTCAGGGCTCAGAAGACAGGAAATAAGGACCTCATTTTGCTTGGAATTTGACAACAACCCACCAGGTTTCCAAAACAGaaatcattttttaatcattttaaattaagcagACTGCCTGCTGTGTCAGGAGTATAACATATGATGTGAAATGGAATATATCTAATGGTCTTATGTGGATCAAAGCCGAAACCTAATGTTCATTCACCTGTCTTTGTCTTACCTTACAGTTATGAATTCAAGGTGAAGCCTAAGAATGATCTCGGTGAAGGGCCGTCCAGCGATCCAGTGACCTTCAACACAGAGTCTGGTAATGCATTTTAGTTTCTTTTCATGTAGAATTACttcttagaaagaaaaaaaaataataataataaaaacttttactgCAAAACATTGGTCCCCCAAATTAAAGTCATATGGTGTGATGCTCTGTAAATTTTTCAAGGTGTAAGGAAAATTACATTTTGGCATTTTGACATTTTGGAGTCAttcaatttttacatttcttaaaatggtataaaaacttttttaacaaaTCCATGACTACAGAATACATTtttggcacatttgttttaaactagaaaaataatgacattttaaactTATCTTTTCATAAGCATACCTTAAAATATATGAAGTTTTAATGTGGAAGAAATGTCTTGGAGCTATCTGAATGTTTGTTTATCTCAGCCATAACTTAACCATGAGTCATTCCTATATTCTCAAATCCCAGTATTATCATAAAATAGGTTTTTAAAGTTGTACTTTAGGCATAAAATGGAAATATCCCCAGGGAACCACTGCAAATTGCTTTACCATGGGTTTGCATGCTGTCTGTGCATGCCATCCAATATTTGTGGCATCTCCTTTATCTCTTATAGATATATGTAATGAGTtgtttgttattaatttaatgaCTCCAGCATGTCCCCGTACTGTTGTATTGTTTGGCCCTATCACTGCCTGCAGATGACCCCCTGGAGTGCTGTCACACAGCCAACCTTTCCCTGTCTTACAAGCTCCCTAACAACATATCTTAAAAAAGGAACAAATAGAGAGCCATATCATCTACATGTTTTATGGGAGGTTAAACCTCGCCTGGCCTTCATAAACACACTAGCAACAGAATGGAAAGCAGGAAAAAGGCAACTAGGAAGGAAAGAGAGTCCATATGTGCGATGACGGGAAAGAAATAGAggaaaactgaattatgagatttTACCGCCAAAGCTTCTGAGGCTCAGTCTCTCCCCTATAGCTTTGGCAGATCCGGCAGTTTAGTTCATGCCAGCTAATCTCTCTTCATAAGGGAGAATCAAAATCTGCTGGAAAAGTGAAGTATTTTCTGCTTGTTGgaatttattgtactttcttttctttctttttttttgcttaaggCACTCTGCCCACCCATGGATAGCCAATGCAGAGTTGGCTGATTAGTGTCAGTAACTTTCCTACGGTCTACAGATCATTTTGATTGTCTCTACGACCAGGTGGCTCTAAAGCAAAACCATAATTTCTGATTTCTCCTCATTCTCATCCTGTTTTCTCTTGCAGCGGATCCACGAGTAAGCGAGAACGTCTCAGGTACGTTTCTTCTTTGCACCCTTTTTCTCTCAGGTGACAAATTCCTATCTGTTGAATAAATGGATAATGTAACAAGCAGTCCTAGTAGAGGAAAGTAAGAAAAAGAACGGGTAAAGGAGCTGTGGAGACTTCCTATGAGTTCACTTCTTCCATACCAAGTTCTCAGCCAGACAAAACATTTACCCAAGAGTGGCAAATGGATATCTCCATCATTGCTCTCAAATAAGGGCCTCGGTACTTTCTTGCACTCATTGAGCTGCAAGAATAGGCCAGTTTGATATCCATCTCCCTCCATTTCTTCCTGTGTATTGTCTATTCCAGCCAGAATTGACAGAGTAATGGAACAATGGATATAGAGGGTGAAGTTAGCCAGTAGTAAGACAGGCTTATGACAGGATTCAATGGAAACAGAGACTAATGGAGCAGCCCCTCAGCTCTTAATGTCCAGCAGGCCTTTCTGAACACGTGTATAAACAAAAATGGGGTCTTTACTCCAGTAATCTTTTCAGACGACTACTGAAAGAAACTATGTTTTGCACAGTCTGTGCCAGAACATAATATCTGGCCTTGTCAGTTCATAAAATAACATCTTGGGGTTTCTCGGCATGCCGTTCAGGTAAAGACGCCATTTGGACCCAGTTCCCCTTCAAAACTGACTCCTATTCCGAATGCAACGGCAAGCAGTATGTCAAGAGGACGTGGTACCGCAAATTTGTTGGCATCCAACTCTGCAATTCCCTACGATACAAGATCTACCTGAGCGACTCCCTCAACGGTCAGTCTTTGGAAAACTAATCCATACCTTGGGTTCATTTTGTGTTAGAATATATTACAAATTGGCAGCTCTTTTCTTCTTTGTAACTTCAGGTAAATTCTACAATATTGGAGACCAGACGGGTCATGGTGAAGACCACTGCCAGTTTGTGGACTCGTTCCTGGATGGAAGAACAGGCACTCAGCTTCCTGCAGACCAGCTACCAACCAGGCCAGGTATAACCACAAATATGTTGTTACTGTGCTTTTAGTTAAGAAATTCAAATGAAAGAAATTATATTATGCACTCACCTTTTTGGTGTTCCAAATCCAGAATGAGAACCAGTTTACGAAACAATTCCAAATGATTCATTCTTAAGATGCTTCTGAACTCAGCAAATCATGATCCATTTCCAGAAGTTAAGAGACCGCTAGTTAGGAAGACCATTATTTGGTTATTCACACAAATCTTATCGTATGACTGATATACAAGTCAAATAAACCACTTTCATGAAACGTTTACCTTTGCATGCTTTTTGAAGCTGGAAATCTCCAGTTCCCATGTGGACTTCacaagttcacccttacatcttatctgaaggcgaatagtaggcatattttggcgtgctgtcctgggggaggggtccgggcccggagcatagcccaaacccaaataactccccctatccctaatttgggataaatagattagaagtgaggagttggggtggaggagggatgccgaaaaactgtcgtgggacaggaggtaggaagactggatatacgcttgtgtgctagttaagatgattagctaaacgagatgcacctgtgccaaattggatgattatctgatcgtgctcctcccaaactttcttaataaaaccacattaatTGAATGGAAAAGTGAAACCTGGCCATTTTCCAAAATTAGTTGAATGGAGTAAACTATTCTAATACTTTTCTTTGTGATTTTTAGGCTTCTACAGAGCAATGAGACAAGAGCCAGTCCATTTCGGCCAGATAGGTGGAAACTCCCATGCCACCTACGTCGCATGGTACGAATGCGGTACGCCAATCCCAGGGAAGTGGTAGAACCGGAGCAAAAGTCCGCAAGGAACTCTAAATATTAACTCTCATTGGTTGGGGTTGGTGCCCGCTAAAGTAACATGACAGGCTTTTTTTCCTGAACcccccctccccaccaccaccaatgATGGTGAGTTCAGTAACTCCTCAGCCTACGTCACCAAAGTTCATACCATGTATAATAGTGTACAGGAACAAAGAGTCAGGGAATACTTTTGAGTGCATTTGTGACATGTAATAGCAAAACAGTGCCTCATCTTGTTATTTATCATACAGTAACTATAACaatgtagtagtaataataataataatacaaatagttAATTATGAGAAAAACACTTTAGATACATTGAAGTGatgaaaataacatgaaaaatacTTGTTGAAATATTGGGAAGCTGGCTCCCTGAAactattttgatattttgtgtaatattatttaacaaagtTTGTGGTTTCTTCACTGGCTTTCTTCCAGTGAGAAAGGGCCAGGCTTTTATTAAGCGCTTTAAAGACAGCCTGGGCTTTTGTCTACAACCAGAGGCAGCTGTATTAGTTTAGGTCTCTGATATGTCAGATGATATGTATAGCTGGGACTCTTCGCTACGTTGCTTTTATGAACACATTGTACTGGCTCAACAAGTCTGGTTACCCACACTAGAATAGACACAATGGACTCAAGACGACAGGTCTATGTTTACAACGGGTTGGGATGAACATGATCAATTTCTTGACATGTgcacacacatctacacacacgAAACATGCAAACTAACATTCACTTAGATGCTTTGTACTATGGCTATAGTCTTCCAATGTAAGTCCTGGTATATTTGATGGTTCTAGATTGTAAGGACAACCTGACACTTGCAATTTGCACagcacaaaaatatttatatgtatatggaGAGAGTATTTTTTCAGGAAACCTTTGAGAGACTTATAAGTCCTTCCCCTCAAGCTTGTAAAACAtgataagtaataataaaaaaaagaaataataataaataaatagtgctaACCCACTGAATACTTTCAAGGAGTCTCGAAGAGTCTAATACTTCAAGGAGAGCTTATCTGGGTCCCATATTTTGTACAGTTTTGTCCCTGCCAAGCCCTTGGCAGAGTTTCTCTGGCTTATCCGTATTTTCATGGAACTTGTTTGTAAGATGAAACTGTTGTTTGTTATTGTTCTGGATTTGTTTTCATCTGTatgtattttacaataataaaaaccagaagttttgtttctttttttaatcctcCGTGTCCTGTCTTTGTCGTAgcaccatttatttatttcttatttttatggaTTTCTGGAGAATACGACGAAACGCATTCTCTCAGGTGGGTCTGTTAACACTTGGAACTCTGGGAATTTGACCACCATTAAACTCCACTTGCCTCAactcaaattataaaaaataaacatcaatACATGCTTTACTGCATTACTATACTTTTCCAGAGCTAGAAAAAGAGAAGAGTTTGCTCTGCCAAACCCAATACAGGGACATTCTCTGAAAACCACAAAgctagagggggaaaaaaaaagactataaaattCAAAATGCCTCTCTGTGACTTTATTAGGTTTCcaagcccccccccccaaaaagaaGGGGAGAGCATATAAGAgagagatagatatataaatgttAGTTTGGGTTGATGACAGAATCAAAGACGATATACTGTGTCCAAATAAGCACAAATGGCAAAATAATCTGTTTGGTCATAGTTTTCCACAACTTTACATAAAAACGTTGCTGTAATGCAACCTAACTTTGTAGCCCATTGAATGacgtatatatatttgtatagagATTGTTGGGAAATGGTTCTAAAGTCCAGATTGGGATTTTAAGGGCATGAGATTTTACAGGAAGACAAAAATGGAATGACTATAAATGGGGTGACAAGGTTTTGAATGGCTTTGAATGTAAATTTTGATAAGATTTACCTAAACTCATCTACTGCAGGCCACCCTCACAACTTAACTTGGCTGTTTTCAACAGTGAGGCATTCACACAAATCaacagctctctctctgcagactTTACAGCTCACTTTAATCTTCTCACAGCTGCGATCAAAGTAGCCACTGCATGGTCCATGCCTGGCGTGTCAGCAAGAACGCAGCCAGGAAGAATTAAGCTTCCCGCGACAAGTCCAGTGTCCAATTTAGGTCCCAACACGTGCTGGGAGGACCCCGGGAACGTTCACAAATACACTTTGGTTTGTTATTAAAGGGGCTTTTGGGTTTACCGATGAGACATTGGTTGCAAATTTGGGCTttagtttatttgtgtgcaaCGGGTTTGCTCAGTGCAAGCATGAGGGTTGCTAAAGTACTTAAACCTGGCAGGCTAATGCTCAGTTTGGGGGTTGTTTTAAGAGCTGTACATGCAGGATTCCTTCTTGCATGCAAAGCAGAGTGGAGcaagactttattattattattatttttcccacaatttttttaataacttttttaatatatatatatttatatttatgggcTTTTTTGTGACAGGATAGTAGAGAGATGACAGAAAAGCATTGGTTGGAGAGAGGGGAATGGTATCGGAAAAGTCAATGCACGTGCAATGCATGTTGATGGACTAACAACAAGGCTATTACCACTGTTTTTTGCCTTTATTATAATAGGACATATATGTAGATAGGAAAGTGGGAGTGACGATAAGGTATTGAGTCTTACACAGCAAATATTGCAAGGAACTGGGATCAATTTTATTGGGTTTTAAAGCCCTAAACTGTGCGCACAAACCAAATGGTTTTTGGCGATTGAAGATTAATGGGGAAAAGGAATGAATGTGCTGACTATCAACCCGAACCAAAATAAACCCCACAAAGCATATGAAAACGTGCTGTGGTCATTTTCACGGCTCGTTGGAGTACTGCTGAATTGCTCTCTTTTTATGTGTGCACATGAGTGTCCTTGTCACTTACTGTCCTCGATCAGCTGTGGCAAGATGGATATATATACGTGGTTTTaaccacagacacacatgcacatagaCACAATAACCAACTCAGCATGTTTTCAGTGTTACTTAGAAACAGTTACATCTACTTTCAAGGGCTAACAGAACATACTAACTACCCAAACACTGACCCTTCGACACTGACTCCCAGACTTTATGGGAAACCACCCAATTGGATTGAAGCTTTCGATATGTAACACGTGGTCTATGAACAGCAGGATAGACGAGCACTGAAAAGATTCAGTCTATAACACAGAACTATCCTTCACTAGTTTTGTCATTTAGCCCAtcctgttttgaaatgtaaaagttTCTCAGTCACCCCTCGCCCCCACCCTCCACCCCCTTTTTCTTGGAGGAGTGCAGTATccatttgttttcttctttttcttcttcaaagaCTTAAAACCAGATGTTCATGTGCATTTTGTTCACAAGATGCCTCGAAACCAAGATGGAAATATTCAAGTGGAAGTGAGAGTGTTCTATATGAACACTTCAaaggtttctcttttttcttttttagctcATAAGCACAACACAAATTGTGTTAATCCACCatggaattacattttaaaaaagtactTTAAACATTCTAAAGCCAGAGAAATAAAAAAGGTGTCTCACATAGTGtttcataattattttctcaCTGTTGTCTTCTAAATGTAACCATAGTCTCACAAGCATCATAAATTAAGATGTTTATACAAATGTAGTGTGAATCTTAATTATATTGGCCACATCCCATAGGATGTTAAACTGCAATTTGGCATCCAGGAattgattaaaatacatttcaaggaaattcaaaaattataatttaattagagCAACACACTTTGCCATTACTCATAAATTCAAACTATACAGTATTATatccttaaataataataataatgaattaatgaatcatcatcattattattattattcattgtattattatatatttatacaacagtAACAGTACAGctacatattatttaaaatcacacacaaaaaataaaaataaataagtctaCTATCTAATCTACTATTACTACAATTTACTGTTAACATCAttattgatatttattgtacAGTTAGGTCCATATATATTTTGGATACTAAGACACTGTTCATAATTTTGGCTCTGTATGCCACCAGAATAGAATTCAAATGAAGCTATTTGAGATAAATTTGAAATGCAGACATTAAGCTTTAACTGAAGGGATTTGAACAAAAATATGACATAAAAAGCATTACATGAATTAGAATTACAATTAGAATTACAATACATTAGAATTAGTAATCATTTTTATACCTTTTAAATTTCCTGGGTTGCTTTTGCagtatgttttgggtcattgatCACTTGTACTATGAAGTGCTGTCAATCAACTGACTGATATATACAGGGTATATGCCTGTACACTTCAGAAATCTTCCGGCTGCTTCTGTCCTCTTTCAGATCATCACTAAACACCAGTAACCCAGTGCCACTCGAAGCCATGCATTCTCATGCATCACACTGCTCCATCACTGATGATGTGATATGCTTTGGATCATGAGCTGTTCTTCCTGTCATTTTGGTACAGGTTGGTCTTAATTTCAACCATCCAAAGAATGCTTTTCCAAAAGTGGTCTGGCCTTTTTAGATGCTTTTTGACAAAGTCAAATCTGGCCTTGGTTGCaccttgtggtgaaccctctgtatttcctctggtgaagtcttctcttgattgcaGACTTTGACAGTGACACATCTACCTCCTGGAGAGTGCCCTTCTCTTGGCTGGATGCTGTGAAAGAGTTTTCTTTACCATTGAGAGGATTCTTCAATCATCCACCACTGTTGTCTTCCATGGACTTCCAGGCAGAATGTACCAAACTGTTGATTTGGCCACTGATAATGTTCCTGCTATTTTTCTgatgaatttgttttgtttttgaagcctaacaaTTGTCTGTTTCCCTTGTATGGAGAGATCCTTTAAATCACCGTATGATTTGCCACTAAAGTTAATCATCCTGGTCAGAATCTGGACTTACAGTAGTGACACTAAATTAACTGAGAGCTGGAAGAGATGAAAGCAGGAGAGAGACTGGTATTACCATTACCATCCTGATGAACGCAACTCACCAATCAGCCAGCCAATCAACACAGAGACAAGCATCATCAATCttgtttcttctctttctttctcctacACGCTTTCTTGGGAGCCAGGCATCTTCTCCAAGCGGGCCACCTCTCCATCCTGCTTGCTCACTCAGGGAATCCCAACACCAAGAAGTTCAGGGTATTTCCTCCATGTGATTTGTCAAATCTTAACCCATTGGGAGAGACATGTCAACCAGAGAAAAAACCCAGGCAGACTCATTATTTCCAAAACAATGTCTTGAGAGTCGCCTCCAGCAGAGAAATGgtacacacaaatacagacacaaTGTTATTCACTTTTCAACACCAAAATGATTACCATCGATCCAATATGTGGTTTACTGAAGCCAAATCACATACTCCTATAGCACATTAATCATGTGAAAGACTAGGGAACTGCTCttattttctcttctctttcaCCTCAGATGACTAAGCAACAGGCTAGCTCTGCATTTAGCATCCATATGCCTTTCTGAATGTCAGTGGATAAATATACTTTGTGCAGCCAGAGTGTTTCTTCAAATATGAAAAGGACAGTGGTGGAAATGGCATTTGTAAAAATTATATGGATGGAAATGGCTGACATCTTTGTTTTCGCTAAGGCTAATTCTATAGCTAGCATTTTATTTAAGGGAAATAGATTTACAGTTAACAATATATTCACACTTTATGCATAATTTTTTCAAAATCGAATGGCTGTTTTGGACCACTgatataaatcattttcacacaacagtagttttaaatatgaaataatttactttttctgATAAAATTTCATTTCTAAAACAAATACTATTAAGTACAATTTTTAGTAATTGAAACaaagctgaaatcaaataaaatattaagtgaaaatttaaacttaaaattttagTTGTCAAAGAAACAGATCTAATTTTAAGCTAACCTAACTTAACTTGACATAAGCTACATATGAAATGAAAGCTAATTTCAAAACTGTTTTCAGTACTAAAATGCTAAAAGATAAtgataaaacagaacaaaatctaTATAAGAAAAAGGAAAAGTAGCCAACGTGTGAGATAGactgtcaaaaaacaaaaacaaaaaacaaaactgaatttaAGGATTCAAAAAAgggcacattttaaaataataaaaacttgccTTCCACTTGTCAGCTAACAAAAGAATATTGTGGTGACCTGATTTCCGAGTGCAACAAAATTGCTTCAGACCATCTTTCCACCAGACGCTACAAGATGATCTTTAATTCAATTTCTTTAGCGGACATGTAGGTCAAGAACTGTCTTCATAGCTTTTCATAACGTGTTTTCATTGAAATGACTCCTTGCCCAAAGTAATGCCTGAAAGCTTGACAGTGTCCTGCTGAAAAGATCAGTTTTTATGCTAATCTAGGTAGTTTATTGCTGCTTTCAATTCAAACTTTGTTTACATCTCACATTaccgagtttatatctcacaggtctttttttttctcacaaattactttttttaaatcaaaaaagtttatatctcacaatttagacttttcTTACAAATTAAGTTTATAAACAAACAgtttataaactcacaattgttcCTTTGAATTGTGaatttatttcttgcaattctgactttgcttCTTAGAATTAACAATTAACATCTTGCTCTTGCGAGCTATAACTTTagcatttttttaagaatttagcTTATATCTTGCTATTCTAATTTAAATCTAAGTTAATTTTCAATTGCAATTGTGAGTTGATCTTACAATCcaaacttttatttagtttatatcgTTCAACTGTATGTTATAAATGTATAGATTGAgagttaacattaaaaaaattgggacaattttttatttttatcacattTGCGAATTAAcatctcataattcagactttaTCTCACAAGTGACTTTTTATTGcaattgagtttatatctcacattccACTCTTT is from Carassius gibelio isolate Cgi1373 ecotype wild population from Czech Republic chromosome B22, carGib1.2-hapl.c, whole genome shotgun sequence and encodes:
- the LOC127988079 gene encoding target of Nesh-SH3 isoform X11 — translated: MAGSTVLHLGFLLMLAGILLLPCISAQRVRGKRQNMKVRINATGDTIVLKFVRPNPDVKLEGYILGYGSSMFSKQFIQLPENGEPYETEIDAEPKYLVAVQPIPTNDVKKHCTGKVNLDKPLHLVIDSVTPTSVLLSWGTYLKTPYEGNIMNECLEDGHYTIRYRERNRKWIYQTCPTSDTVIDNLKPNTPYEFGVRSNKDDRSGMWSKPVIHNTNMGEKNMQIPYKPNRPIVKTLAGTHSSLFPLRPAVVYHNISQAGLSKNTGVNGGPKTSFGSPGSTRLSIQAKKPNLVGKHGGIDKITGLSQDKSSILKPKLPPVTAKPSKPKTTSSPTVTAPRFETWENSSVFSSVPASKVDAMGKERYIAPHVVYKTDKKPDEPCSITTSLSYFPEEEAGGQNVTNPPRTPPSNLTVVTVEGCPSFIILDWEKTDNDTTEYEVISTTKGPDGEQVSILTTNQTHTAVENLKPESSYEFKVKPKNDLGEGPSSDPVTFNTESADPRVSENVSGKDAIWTQFPFKTDSYSECNGKQYVKRTWYRKFVGIQLCNSLRYKIYLSDSLNGKFYNIGDQTGHGEDHCQFVDSFLDGRTGTQLPADQLPTRPGFYRAMRQEPVHFGQIGGNSHATYVAWYECGTPIPGKW
- the LOC127988079 gene encoding target of Nesh-SH3 isoform X12, translated to MAGSTVLHLGFLLMLAGILLLPCISAQRVRGKRQNMKVRINATGDTIVLKFVRPNPDVKLEGYILGYGSSMFSKQFIQLPENGEPYETEIDAEPKYLVAVQPIPTNDVKKHCTGKVNLDKPLHLVIDSVTPTSVLLSWGTYLKTPYEGNIMNECLEDGHYTIRYRERNRKWIYQTCPTSDTVIDNLKPNTPYEFGVRSNKDDRSGMWSKPVIHNTNMGEKNMQIPYKPNRPIVKTLAGTHSSLFPLRPANGEHHKGLSLPKPAIWSRTRMGSPGSTRLSIQAKKPNLVGKHGGIADKITGLSQDKSSILKPKLPPVTAKPSKPKTTSSPTVTAPRFETWENSSVFSSVPASKVDAMGKERYIAPHVVYKTDKKPDEPCSITTSLSYFPEEEAGGQNVTNPPRTPPSNLTVVTVEGCPSFIILDWEKTDNDTTEYEVISTTKGPDGEQVSILTTNQTHTAVENLKPESSYEFKVKPKNDLGEGPSSDPVTFNTESADPRVSENVSGKDAIWTQFPFKTDSYSECNGKQYVKRTWYRKFVGIQLCNSLRYKIYLSDSLNGKFYNIGDQTGHGEDHCQFVDSFLDGRTGTQLPADQLPTRPGFYRAMRQEPVHFGQIGGNSHATYVAWYECGTPIPGKW